GACCACGAGGATGGGATCGGGCTTGGCCGAGCCGGGCGTCTCCGCGACGTTCAGCAGCGTGGAGCGGATGGCCTGTGTGATCGCGCCGGGCTCCTGCGAGACCGGAACGGCGCGGTCGGCGGTCTGGTCAGGCATTGAAGCTCAACTCCTTCTTATTGCCGAGGATGCCCTGTGGTCGGAAGATCACCAGCAGCATGAGAGCGATGCCGATCAGCACCCACGACAGCCACTGCGTCTGCTGCGTGTTGAGGATCGACGCCGGGATGTACTCGCCGGCGATCTGCACGATCGCGATGCGCACGACGAAGAAGATGATCGATCCCAGCAGCGGGCCGAAGATCGTGGCGGCGCCGCCCAGCAGCATGATCGTCCACAGGTTGAACGTGAGCGGACGCCCGAAGCCGTCGGGCTGCACGGAGGCCGGCAGCACCACCAGGATGCCGGCGATGCCGCCGAGCACACCGCCGATGATGAGAGCCTGCATCTTGTAGGAGTACGAGCTCTTGCCGAGGCTGCGCACGGCGTCCTCGTCCTCGCGGATGCCCTTGAGCACGCGACCCCACGGGCTGCGCATGGCCAGCCAGGTGAACAGCAGGGCGATGGCGACGAGGGCCCAGGCGACCAGGCGCGTCCACCAGTCGTTGCCCGACCCCGGGTCGGTGTTGGGGTACGAGAACCACAGGATCTGCGTGGTGCCCGGAGGCAGGATCGACAGGCTCGTGAACGCTCCGCGGTATTCGGGTCCGACGAGGCCCGTCGATCCGCCGGTCACGCCGGCGAGGGCGGACAGGCGTCCGACCATGCGCACGATCTCCGCCGCACAGATCGTGACGATCGCGAGGTAGTCGCCGCGCAGGCGCAGGGTCGGGATGCCGAGCACGAACGCGAACACGACGCAGGCCACGATCGCGACGAGAACGCCGAGCCAGAAGCCGCCGCCGTTGATGACGGTGATCGCGAACCCGTAGGCGCCGAGGAGCATGAAGCCCGCCTGCCCCATGTTCATGAGGCCCGTGTATCCGAAGTGGATGTTCAGGCCGATCGCCGCGATGACGTACGCGGCGGTGATCGGTGCGATCGCGGTCTCGGTGAGCTGCTGCAGCAGCGTGATCCAGAAGTCCATGGCCCTCTCCTTAGCCGACTCGCTCGGCGCGGCCGAAGATGCCCTGCGGCCGGAACAGCAGGATGACGATGAGCAGTGCGAGCGCCGTGGCGTACTTCAGATCGCCCGGCAGCCAGATGTTCGTGAGTTCGACGATGAGGCCGATGACCATCGCGCCGGCGAACGCGCCGAACGCGGTGCCGAGTCCGCCGAGGGTGACGGCGGCGAACAGCAGCAGCAGCAGTTGGCCGCCGGTCTCCCAGCCGATGCCGTTGAGCACGAGGCCGAGCAGCACGCCGGCGAGACCCGCGAGGCCCGAGGCGAGGATCCAGACGCCGCGGATGACCTTGTCGACGTCGATGCCGGATGCCGAGGCCAGCGCGGGGTTGTCGGAGACCGCGCGGGTGGCGCGACCGAAGCGCGTGTACATCAGGCCGAGCCCGACAGCCGCGATGGCGACGATCGCGATCCCCATCGCGACGTACGACTGGATGGTCAGGGTGACGCCGAAGATGGTCACGGTGGTGGGGTTCGACTTGTCGATGCGCACCGTTCCCGCGCCGATCCACAGCTGCACGACGTACTGCAGGGCGATCGACAGACCGATCGACACGATCATCATCTGGGTCAGACTCAGCCGGCGTCGGCGCAGCGGCTTCCACAGCCCGGCATCCTGCACCCACCCCAGCGCCGCCATGACGACGACGGCGAGGCCGCCACCGAGCCAGAGGTTGCCGGTGAGCGAGGTGAGGAACCAGGCGAGCACGCCGCCGATGGTGACGAGCTCGCCGTGGGCGAAGTTGCTGAGGCCGGTGGTACCGAAGATGAGCGACAGCCCCAGCGAAGCGAGTGCCAGAAGCAGCCCCAGTCGGATGCCCTGCACCGCCTGCTGCCAGAACCGCGGCCAGTCGAACGCGCTCGCGCTGGCGGCGGCGCCGTCCGGGCTGTCGGAGAGCTTGAAGATCGCCGAGACGTCGGAGTGCAGCGTCACGCTGACCTCGCGCGAGTCGGCGCCGTCGAGGTACTGGCCCTGGGCGAGAGTCGCGGCATCCACCTTCACCGTGTAGGTGCCGTCCTTCGTGACGGCGAACACCCACCGCCCGGCGCTGTCGGTCGTCGTGGTCGGGCTGGCGCCGACGCCGGGGCCGGAGATCGTCAGTCCCACACCCACCGCGGGTGAGCCGTCGCTCTGGCGGATCGTGCCCTGCACGCATGCGGTCGACGCGTCGGCCGAGCACGAGGGCGAGGCGGCCGCGGCGGGTTGCGCCGGCAGGAGCACCGCCAGCAGCGTGATCGCGGCGAACACAAGGGAGACGAGGAGGGCGACGCGTCGTCGCGGATGGACCTCGAGTCTCGCTGAGGACACGAGCATGGCACTCCACTCTGAAATCGACGGCGGCCATCCGGACGGTCGCTCGTTGGTGGGTCGAGGCTACGACCCGGATGTGTCGCGCGTGTTTCGCACAAGGACGTCGTCGCGTCGTCGTCGGAGCTTCGTCGGGGTGCGCATCGTCGCGTGAAGAAACGCTCCCTCAGATGCCGCCCCGCGTCAAGAGGCGAAACGTTCACGTGCACGTATCGAGATGTGACGTGCACGGCGGAACCGGATGAGCCGGGAGTATCGGCGGAATGCGCGCAGGCCGCCGCGACTTACAATCGGTACACCCGCCTTTCGCGCGCGCGAGACACACGCGAGCCGCGCGCGACGCACATGCCAGACACAGGAGAGCACGTGGAGCACAACGACCCGTTCGGTTTCGTCGGACTGACCTATGACGACGTGCTGCTGCTGCCCGGGCACACCGACGTCATCCCCTCCGAGGCCGACACGTCGTCGCGTGTCACCCGCCGCATCACGGTCGCGACCCCGCTGCTGTCGGCGGCGATGGACACCGTCAGCGAGGCGCGGATGGCCATCGCGATGGCCCGCGAGGGCGGACTCGGCATCCTGCACCGCAACCTCGCCATCGCCGAGCAGGCCGCCATGGTCGACCAGGTCAAGCGCAGCGAGTCGGGCATGATCACCGACCCGATCACGACCACTCCGGACGCGACGATCGAAGAGGTCGACACCTTGTGCGGCCAGTACCGCATCTCGGGCCTTCCCGTCGTGGACGAGGACGGTCGCCTCCTCGGCATCATCACCAACCGCGACATGCGCTTCGTCTCGGGCTTCGAGCGCCAGACGACCAAGGTGCGTGACGTCATGACGAGCGAGGGCCTCGTGACCGGGCGCGTCGGCATCGGCGCCAACGAGGTCATCGCCCTGTTCGCGCAGCACCGCGTCGAGAAGCTCCCGCTCATCGACGACGACGGCAAGCTCGCCGGTCTCATCACGATCAAGGACTTCGACAAGAGCGAGAAGTACCCCCTCGCCACGAAGGACGACCAGGGGCGTCTGCGCGTCGGCGCGGCGATCGGCTTCTTCGGCGACGCCTGGGAGCGCGCCGAGGCCCTGCGCGACGCGGGTGTCGACGTCATCGTCGTCGACACCGCCAACGGGCAGTCCCAGGGCGTCATCGACATGGTCCGTCGCCTGAAGGCCGACGAGTCGTTCGCGCACATCGACGTCATCGGCGGCAACGTCGCCACCCGCGAGGGTGCGCAGGCGCTCATCGACGCCGGGGTGGATGCCGTCAAGGTCGGCGTCGGCCCGGGCTCGATCTGCACGACGCGCATCGTCGCGGGCGTGGGCGTTCCTCAGGTGACCGCGATCTGGGAGGCTTACCAGGCCGCGCGCGAGG
The DNA window shown above is from Microbacterium laevaniformans and carries:
- a CDS encoding branched-chain amino acid ABC transporter permease, whose protein sequence is MDFWITLLQQLTETAIAPITAAYVIAAIGLNIHFGYTGLMNMGQAGFMLLGAYGFAITVINGGGFWLGVLVAIVACVVFAFVLGIPTLRLRGDYLAIVTICAAEIVRMVGRLSALAGVTGGSTGLVGPEYRGAFTSLSILPPGTTQILWFSYPNTDPGSGNDWWTRLVAWALVAIALLFTWLAMRSPWGRVLKGIREDEDAVRSLGKSSYSYKMQALIIGGVLGGIAGILVVLPASVQPDGFGRPLTFNLWTIMLLGGAATIFGPLLGSIIFFVVRIAIVQIAGEYIPASILNTQQTQWLSWVLIGIALMLLVIFRPQGILGNKKELSFNA
- the guaB gene encoding IMP dehydrogenase, with amino-acid sequence MEHNDPFGFVGLTYDDVLLLPGHTDVIPSEADTSSRVTRRITVATPLLSAAMDTVSEARMAIAMAREGGLGILHRNLAIAEQAAMVDQVKRSESGMITDPITTTPDATIEEVDTLCGQYRISGLPVVDEDGRLLGIITNRDMRFVSGFERQTTKVRDVMTSEGLVTGRVGIGANEVIALFAQHRVEKLPLIDDDGKLAGLITIKDFDKSEKYPLATKDDQGRLRVGAAIGFFGDAWERAEALRDAGVDVIVVDTANGQSQGVIDMVRRLKADESFAHIDVIGGNVATREGAQALIDAGVDAVKVGVGPGSICTTRIVAGVGVPQVTAIWEAYQAAREAGIPVIADGGLQYSGDIAKALVAGADTVMLGSLLAGTDESPGEIVFQGGKQFKLYRGMGSLGAMQTRGKKTSYSKDRYFQADIPSDDKLIPEGIEGQVAYRGPVSAVAYQLVGGLRQSMFYVGARTIEELKARGKFVRITAAGLKESHPHDVQIVVEAPNYKR
- a CDS encoding branched-chain amino acid ABC transporter permease, which codes for MLVSSARLEVHPRRRVALLVSLVFAAITLLAVLLPAQPAAAASPSCSADASTACVQGTIRQSDGSPAVGVGLTISGPGVGASPTTTTDSAGRWVFAVTKDGTYTVKVDAATLAQGQYLDGADSREVSVTLHSDVSAIFKLSDSPDGAAASASAFDWPRFWQQAVQGIRLGLLLALASLGLSLIFGTTGLSNFAHGELVTIGGVLAWFLTSLTGNLWLGGGLAVVVMAALGWVQDAGLWKPLRRRRLSLTQMMIVSIGLSIALQYVVQLWIGAGTVRIDKSNPTTVTIFGVTLTIQSYVAMGIAIVAIAAVGLGLMYTRFGRATRAVSDNPALASASGIDVDKVIRGVWILASGLAGLAGVLLGLVLNGIGWETGGQLLLLLFAAVTLGGLGTAFGAFAGAMVIGLIVELTNIWLPGDLKYATALALLIVILLFRPQGIFGRAERVG